A single Curtobacterium sp. MCJR17_020 DNA region contains:
- a CDS encoding TetR/AcrR family transcriptional regulator, translating into MTLTTDRRAALKAKHRAAILQAARDLVDERGGREFSVDDLAARADIARRTVFNHFASLDEVLLAVCEQELSVIIDRFLADMARTPIGDGSRASMFDELESAARGADLAAAISSMYRILGDPGKDDPKAAVLTQTAFSRVTERLRDEVARRYPAADPLDAALLVESLMSGIVVIAEHWLATSGPAIDEQSVADWDALLARLVHSVRSGYMPTD; encoded by the coding sequence GTGACCCTCACGACCGACCGCCGCGCCGCCCTCAAGGCGAAGCACCGTGCGGCGATCCTGCAGGCGGCACGCGACCTGGTCGACGAACGCGGCGGCCGCGAGTTCAGCGTCGACGACCTGGCAGCACGGGCCGACATCGCGCGGCGGACGGTGTTCAACCACTTCGCCTCGCTCGACGAGGTCCTGCTGGCCGTGTGCGAGCAGGAACTGTCCGTGATCATCGACCGGTTCCTCGCCGACATGGCACGGACCCCGATCGGCGACGGCAGCCGGGCCTCGATGTTCGACGAGCTCGAGTCCGCCGCACGCGGCGCCGACCTGGCGGCCGCGATCTCGAGCATGTACCGGATCCTCGGCGACCCGGGCAAGGACGACCCGAAGGCCGCGGTCCTCACCCAGACGGCGTTCTCACGGGTCACCGAACGACTCCGCGACGAGGTCGCACGCCGCTACCCGGCGGCGGATCCCCTCGACGCCGCCCTGCTCGTCGAGTCGCTCATGAGCGGCATCGTCGTGATCGCGGAACACTGGTTGGCCACCTCCGGCCCCGCGATCGACGAGCAGTCCGTCGCCGACTGGGACGCCCTGCTGGCACGACTGGTGCACAGCGTCCGCAGCGGCTACATGCCCACCGACTGA
- a CDS encoding MMPL family transporter, whose protein sequence is MAGLLYRLGRFSARRHWLVIITWVVIMAVAGVTYSLFSGTISSAISIPNTKTSQVQDELADKFPSANGGNGTIVFETENGKAFTDAQKSEVADFLTKVEKLDGVKGATSGFDTQDQLDEQRQKIVDGRKEITDGRAKLETGQDQLDAQKAQLTSGKQQIKDAQAQLDAQKAQAEAAGAALPAAQAQAAAAQLQQAQAQIDAQQAQIDAGEQQIADAQKTIDANTKKLDDSSEELEQGSKLLDLSKDIRFVSSNGSAVIGTVQFTKSTYEVPADTKTAIADDADSADISGVNVYVSNDIAQGVPSILGPGEIVGVIIAALVLFLMLRTIIGAAIPLVSAVLGVGVASLASLSFSGLVEFISVTPVLGVMLGLAVGIDYSLFILNRHRTQLKQGMQVHESIGLANGTSGNAVVFAGATVIVALLALNITGIPFLGLMGTVGAVAVLFAILIATSFTPALLSVIGMRILRKKERTTIGNTGSTRVPNKPMKTWRAIVTLVAGVAVLGVIALPATQMRLGLPTGASESVDSSQYKAYKALDEEFGAGQNGPLLVVATLPESISKSDVTATEVTIGEALAKNDDVKAVLPIGTSSDRDIIAFQVKPGGGPDSISTENLVKDLREQTVTTDDGTVTLGVAGNASANIDVSEKLSNVLPLYLVVVVGLSLIILIIVFRSFLVPITATAGFILSVMASFGGLTAIYQWGWLGSVFGVHDPAPILSFLPIIEIGILFGLAMDYQLFLVSGMREAYAHGASAKVAVQRGLHAGRAVVTAAAIIMISVFAGFIFSDSSTIKPIGFGLAFGVLIDAFVVRMLLIPAAMHLLGQSAWWFPKWLDRIVPDVDVEGAKLERSHPVAGQPGQPGQPGQPGHEDTHTGSHALPVAPDANAHESGHPPAHRA, encoded by the coding sequence ATGGCCGGTCTCCTCTACCGTCTCGGACGGTTCTCCGCACGACGCCACTGGCTCGTGATCATCACCTGGGTGGTGATCATGGCCGTCGCCGGCGTCACCTACAGCCTGTTCTCGGGCACGATCTCGTCGGCGATCTCGATCCCGAACACCAAGACCAGCCAGGTGCAGGACGAGCTCGCCGACAAGTTCCCGTCCGCGAACGGCGGCAACGGCACGATCGTCTTCGAGACGGAGAACGGCAAGGCGTTCACCGACGCGCAGAAGTCGGAGGTCGCGGACTTCCTGACCAAGGTCGAGAAGCTCGACGGCGTCAAGGGCGCGACGAGCGGCTTCGACACCCAGGACCAGCTCGACGAGCAGCGTCAGAAGATCGTCGACGGCCGCAAGGAGATCACCGACGGCCGCGCGAAGCTCGAGACCGGCCAGGACCAGCTCGACGCCCAGAAGGCGCAGCTGACCTCCGGCAAGCAGCAGATCAAGGACGCCCAGGCGCAGCTCGACGCCCAGAAGGCCCAGGCGGAGGCCGCCGGCGCAGCGCTCCCCGCAGCGCAGGCGCAGGCCGCGGCAGCGCAGCTCCAGCAGGCTCAGGCGCAGATCGACGCCCAGCAGGCGCAGATCGATGCCGGCGAGCAGCAGATCGCCGACGCACAGAAGACGATCGACGCCAACACGAAGAAGCTCGACGACAGCTCCGAGGAGCTGGAGCAGGGCTCGAAGCTCCTCGACCTGTCGAAGGACATCCGCTTCGTGTCGTCGAACGGCAGCGCCGTCATCGGCACCGTCCAGTTCACGAAGTCGACCTACGAGGTCCCCGCCGACACGAAGACCGCCATCGCGGACGACGCCGATTCGGCCGACATCAGCGGCGTGAACGTCTACGTGTCGAACGACATCGCGCAGGGTGTGCCGTCGATCCTCGGCCCGGGCGAGATCGTCGGCGTCATCATCGCCGCGCTCGTGCTCTTCCTGATGCTCCGCACCATCATCGGTGCGGCGATCCCGCTCGTCAGCGCCGTGCTCGGAGTGGGCGTGGCGTCACTCGCATCGCTGTCGTTCTCCGGCCTGGTCGAGTTCATCTCGGTCACGCCGGTGCTGGGGGTGATGTTGGGCCTGGCGGTCGGCATCGACTACTCGCTCTTCATCCTGAACCGACACCGCACCCAGCTGAAGCAGGGCATGCAGGTGCACGAGTCCATCGGCCTCGCGAACGGCACCTCGGGCAACGCCGTGGTCTTCGCGGGTGCGACCGTCATCGTCGCGCTGCTCGCGCTGAACATCACCGGCATCCCGTTCCTCGGGCTCATGGGCACCGTCGGTGCGGTCGCTGTGCTCTTCGCGATCCTCATCGCCACTTCGTTCACGCCGGCACTGCTGTCCGTCATCGGCATGCGGATCCTGCGGAAGAAGGAGCGCACGACGATCGGCAACACCGGCTCGACCCGGGTGCCGAACAAGCCGATGAAGACCTGGCGCGCGATCGTCACGCTCGTCGCCGGTGTCGCCGTGCTCGGTGTCATCGCACTCCCCGCGACGCAGATGCGCCTCGGCCTGCCGACCGGTGCGTCAGAGTCCGTCGACTCGAGCCAGTACAAGGCGTACAAGGCCCTCGACGAGGAGTTCGGCGCCGGCCAGAACGGCCCGCTGCTCGTCGTCGCGACGTTGCCCGAGTCGATCAGCAAGTCGGACGTCACCGCGACCGAGGTCACTATCGGTGAAGCCCTGGCGAAGAACGACGACGTCAAGGCCGTCCTGCCGATCGGCACCTCGTCGGACCGCGACATCATCGCGTTCCAGGTGAAGCCCGGCGGCGGTCCCGACAGCATCTCCACCGAGAACCTGGTGAAGGACCTGCGCGAGCAGACCGTCACGACCGACGACGGCACGGTCACGCTCGGAGTCGCGGGCAACGCGTCCGCCAACATCGACGTGTCCGAGAAGCTGTCGAACGTCCTACCGCTCTACCTCGTGGTGGTCGTCGGCCTGTCGCTCATCATCCTGATCATCGTGTTCCGGTCCTTCCTGGTCCCGATCACGGCGACGGCGGGCTTCATCCTGTCGGTGATGGCGTCCTTCGGTGGCCTGACCGCGATCTACCAGTGGGGCTGGCTCGGCTCCGTGTTCGGCGTGCACGACCCGGCGCCGATCCTGAGCTTCCTGCCCATCATCGAGATCGGCATCCTGTTCGGTCTGGCGATGGACTACCAGCTGTTCCTGGTGTCCGGCATGCGTGAGGCCTACGCCCACGGCGCCTCGGCGAAGGTCGCGGTCCAGCGCGGGCTGCACGCCGGTCGCGCGGTGGTCACGGCAGCGGCGATCATCATGATCTCGGTGTTCGCCGGCTTCATCTTCTCGGACTCCTCCACCATCAAGCCGATCGGCTTCGGGCTGGCGTTCGGTGTGCTCATCGACGCGTTCGTCGTCCGCATGCTGCTGATCCCGGCGGCGATGCACCTGCTCGGCCAGAGCGCGTGGTGGTTCCCGAAGTGGCTCGACCGGATCGTGCCGGACGTCGACGTCGAGGGCGCGAAGCTCGAGCGGTCGCACCCGGTCGCCGGTCAGCCCGGCCAGCCCGGCCAGCCCGGCCAGCCCGGCCACGAGGACACCCACACGGGGTCGCACGCCCTCCCCGTGGCGCCGGACGCCAACGCGCACGAGTCGGGGCACCCGCCCGCGCACCGCGCGTAG
- a CDS encoding MarR family transcriptional regulator: MTSAPDPLALDRQLCFALAATSRSVIGLYRDLLEPMGLTHPQYLVMLALWEQDPRSVREIAGELRLDSATLSPLLKRLEASGYVRRTRSAADERQLEVSLTTAGRALRDRARAVPLAVADRLGWPLERLEALKDDLTELLERVDQV, from the coding sequence ATGACCTCCGCACCCGACCCGCTCGCGCTCGACCGGCAGCTCTGCTTCGCCCTCGCGGCCACGAGCCGGAGCGTCATCGGGCTGTACCGCGACCTGCTCGAGCCGATGGGCCTGACGCATCCGCAGTACCTCGTGATGCTCGCACTCTGGGAGCAGGACCCCCGGTCGGTGCGCGAGATCGCCGGCGAACTGCGGCTCGACTCGGCCACCCTCAGCCCGCTGCTCAAGCGGCTCGAGGCCTCCGGCTACGTCCGCCGGACCCGCAGCGCCGCCGACGAACGGCAGCTCGAGGTCTCGCTCACCACGGCCGGTCGGGCACTGCGCGACCGCGCACGAGCGGTCCCCCTGGCGGTCGCGGACCGGCTCGGGTGGCCGTTGGAACGCCTCGAAGCGCTCAAGGACGACCTGACGGAACTGCTGGAGCGGGTCGACCAGGTGTGA
- a CDS encoding alkene reductase, which produces MKLFEPTSFGALRLSNRVVMAPLTRTRAGEHGIPNDLLVEHYRQRAGLGMIITEGTWPVQEGRSYPGQPGIETDEQIAGWRRVADAVHAEGGTIVMQLMHGGRVSHPDISQTPRIVAPSAIAAPGQTHTATGKADMPVPHELTTAEVQDAVQGFTQAARNAIAAGLDGVEVHGANGYLVHEFMSPVSNTRTDQYGGSPENRARFAIEVTTAVAEAVGADRTGIRLSPEHGIQGVIEDDAADVRATYTAIAEGLAPLGLAFIDVLHAEPTGDLVQHVRRTAGAPFIVNSGFSAMTTREEAITVVHDQDIADAIAVGRPAIANPDLAHRWEQDAELNEPRPELFYGATAEGYTDYPSLAEVRATV; this is translated from the coding sequence GTGAAGCTCTTCGAACCCACCTCCTTCGGCGCCCTGCGCCTGTCGAACCGCGTCGTCATGGCCCCGCTCACGCGCACCCGCGCCGGTGAGCACGGCATCCCGAACGACCTGCTCGTCGAGCACTACCGTCAGCGTGCGGGCCTCGGCATGATCATCACCGAGGGCACCTGGCCCGTGCAGGAAGGCCGCTCCTACCCCGGGCAGCCCGGCATCGAGACCGACGAGCAGATCGCCGGCTGGCGCCGCGTCGCCGACGCCGTGCACGCCGAGGGCGGCACCATCGTGATGCAGCTCATGCACGGTGGCCGCGTCTCCCACCCTGACATCTCGCAGACGCCGCGCATCGTCGCCCCGAGCGCGATCGCCGCTCCCGGACAGACCCACACCGCGACCGGCAAGGCCGACATGCCCGTCCCCCACGAACTGACCACCGCCGAGGTGCAAGACGCCGTGCAGGGCTTCACGCAGGCGGCCCGCAACGCCATCGCCGCCGGACTCGACGGCGTCGAGGTCCACGGCGCGAACGGCTACCTGGTGCACGAGTTCATGTCCCCGGTCTCGAACACCCGCACCGACCAGTACGGCGGTTCGCCCGAGAACCGCGCCCGCTTCGCGATCGAGGTCACGACCGCCGTCGCCGAGGCCGTCGGCGCGGACCGCACCGGCATCCGCCTGTCGCCCGAGCACGGCATCCAGGGCGTCATCGAGGACGACGCGGCCGACGTCCGCGCGACCTACACGGCGATCGCCGAGGGCCTCGCCCCGCTCGGACTCGCGTTCATCGACGTCCTGCACGCCGAGCCGACCGGCGACCTCGTGCAGCACGTCCGTCGCACCGCGGGCGCACCGTTCATCGTCAACTCGGGCTTCAGTGCGATGACGACACGTGAAGAAGCGATCACCGTCGTCCACGACCAGGACATCGCCGACGCGATCGCGGTCGGCCGTCCCGCCATCGCGAACCCGGACCTCGCCCACCGCTGGGAGCAGGACGCGGAGCTCAACGAGCCCCGCCCCGAGCTCTTCTACGGTGCGACCGCCGAGGGCTACACCGACTACCCGTCGCTGGCCGAGGTGCGCGCGACCGTCTGA